The bacterium genome contains the following window.
CTGGTCGGAACTTCTCCTTTTATTGGGAAGTTCTACGATAATGACCTGGTAGGAAAGGTATTGGCTGTTGTTTCCATAGAGTTTATCTTGAGAGGTTTAGCAAGCACTCCTGTGGCATTGTTGCAGAGGGAACTCAAATATGGTCAACATTCTGCAATTTCTTTGATAAGTATAATTTTATCAACCGGAGTAACTATTCTATTAGCCTTAGCTAATTTTGAAATCTGGAGTCTTGTATTTGGCAGATTAGCTGCAAGTGTTGCGGAAATTATTAGTATTATGATTATAACTAAATGGATTCCAAAATTTAGGTATAAACATTGGGCAATGAAAGAAATGTTTTCTTTTGGTATATGGATGTTTTTGAGGGCTCAACTTGCTTATTTCCTTAGAAATATAGACTATCTTATTATTAGTAAAAGGCTGGGCGTTGTCCCGTTAGGTTTTTATGAAAGAGGAAATAACCTGGTCATTGCCTCTCAAAGACTAATTGGCATAGGTGTTCAGCAGGTAAGTTTTTCTTCGTTTTCCCGAATTCAAAAAGATAGTGAACTTTTGAAAAATACCTTTCAGAAAATATTAACAGGGCTCTCCCTCTATAACTATTCTATTTTAATAGGGATGTTTTTAGTTGCTCCTTCATTTATTCCTGTAGTCTATGGGGAAAAATGGATACCAACAATTTTACCTCTTCAAATTCTATGTTTCTCTGGTATCCCTCGCTCTTTAGAATTTTTAAGTAACTCATTTGCTACGGCCAAAGGAGACTTGAAAAAATTTACAGGAGTCCTGGCGATTCATTTTATCTTTTTATCTATCGCCTGTTTTATAGGGAGTTTTTATGGTATCATTGGAGTGGCTATTGGTGTAACTATCTCAAGCGTTTTCGTCTATATTCTTCTATTTAATTTCCTGATGCATCTTGGTGGGTTTAAATTAATGGATATTCTGTCACCGCAAATCCCTGCCTTAACCTATATTAGTATTATGGTATTAGGGGTAAAATCATGGGAATTAATGATGAAAAACCTCTGGCAAATACAATCATTCCCTATGCTTATTTCCTCTATCCTTGTAGGAGGGATATTATATTTTGGCGCTTTATTTACGATAAGATTTAAACAGACGGAATTTTTAAGGCTGGAATTAATGACCAGGATTAAATCAGTTCTTAAAAGGTAACTATTCACCCTGTAGGAAAGTAGGAGAGTAGGGAAGTAGGAAAGGGAAAGAAAATGAATGAGAAGTTAGATGATTTTAGACAACTTGTAGTATGGCAAAAAAGCCATCATTTAGTGATAAGAATATACGAAATAACCAAAAACTTCCCAACTGAAGAAAAATATGGATTGGTGCAACAGATGTGCCCAGCGGCTGTTTCTATTCCAGCAAATATTGCAGAAGGTTTTAAGAAACAAGGCATAAAGAATAAGTTAAATGCCTATAATATAAGCCAAGGATCTCTTGAAGAACTAAGGTATTATCTAATTCTATCTAAAGATCTTAATTATCTGCCAGATTTTCAATCCATTTGGGATATATCTGAAGAAGTGAGTAGGATGCTTATAGGTTTAATCAAATCAATTAAGAGTAAAATAGTATGAAGTATTTTCCCCTCTTCCTACTTCCTACTTTCCTACTTCCTACTTGCTTGGTATGCTGAATAGTTACTTATAAAGTAAGTAATCGGTTAAATGGTAGCTGGTAACTAATTACCATTCACCAGTTACCAGTTACCAAAAATAAGGAGGCTTTGGATGGAGATTGAAGGAGCAATTAGAAAATTTATCGAGGATGACCTTTTAGAAGACTCAATGACTGAATTAAGTAATAATGATTCATTATTAGAAAAAGGCATCATCGATTCATTTAATATGGTCAAACTACTTACATTTATTGAATCTACATTTTCACTTAAAATTGACGATGAAGAACTTATGCCAGAAAACTTTGACTCAATATCAGCCATTGCAAATTTTGTTAAAAATAAGAGACAAGAATGAAAAATATATCTATTCCTTTTAAAGCCTGGTATGGAGATGAGCAATTTATCCTTGAATTCCCGGATAACTGGGAAATTCAGGAATATAATATGGTAGATGCACCTCCAATACCCATTAATGAAATAGAAAAGGCATTTTATAATCCCATCGGTAGTAAAAGAATAAGCGAATTAGTCAGAGGCAAAACTACAGCCGCTATTGCTGTTGAGGATATGACAAGACCTTCTCCACTTGAGGATATTCTCCAATTAATCTTAAAAGAACTAAAAATAGGTGGGATAGAGGATAAAAATATAAAAATAATTATTAGCACAGGCGGGCATAGACCGTTACTCCAGGATGATTTAATCAAAAAATTAGGCAGGGAAATAGTTAAGAGATGTGATATTTATAATCATAATCCATTCGAAAATCTTTCAACTCTCCATGGTATCCGAATTAATAGATTCTTTCTTGAGGCAGAATTTAAAATTGTCGTCGGCAGTGTCATTCCACATCCATTTGCCGGGTTTAGTGGTGGGGCAAAGATAGTCTCGCCGGGATTAACAGGTATAGAGTGGTTAGTTAGAAGTCATAAGTCTGTTCTTATGGGATTGAAAGGTAGTATTGGGGTAGTTGAAGGGAATAAATTTCGGGCGGAATTAGAACAGATTGCTAAAAATATTGGCGTGGATATTGGGATTAATATTGTTCCTAATTCTAAAAGACAAATAGCAAAGGTAGTAGCAGGAGATATTGTTGAGGCACATCGCGAGGCAGTAAGATTTGCCCGCGAGATTTATATGACAAAAATCCCTCATCAGGCAGATGTTGTTATCCTCAATGCCTATCCAAAGGATACAGAATTGTTACAATCAGAAAATGCCTTTGATTTCTATCGCTCGGCTAATGATTCTATAATAAAACAAAATGGCGTAGTCATTTTAATAAGTGCCTGTAGTCTGGGTAGAGGTTACCATGCATTATTTGAACCAGGAATGCAATTATATAGACTGCCAGGCAAGAAAAGATTCCTCGGCGATAAAAGGCTTTTTTTCTTCTCACCTTATATTAATCATCTGGATTTTTGTAAGGTTTTCTGGAGTGATTATTTCTTTTTTGATAACTGGCAAAAACTCATTACCGAACTTAAAAAAATATATCCAGATAATTGTCAAATAGCCATTTTCCCTTACAGTTCAATTCAATTAGCCCAAAATGAAGGATAAAAAATAAGTAACCGTTCAGGTAGTCCTTTACTGCACAGACGCTGTGTCTCTGCGGTGAACAGTTACCTCTTTTTTAATTATCCAGGTAAAGTGAACAAAAGCCATTTAAGAAAATAGATAGATTCGAAATGCGGGACTTCTTTTTCTTCAAGAATCTGATTAGTAAAGAAGAAGGAATCACCGATAACGACAAATTTACCCTTGCCATAAGGTAGCTGAACAATAAGGGGGTAGCCGTAGGCACTGCATATCGTTTTAGCATTTTTATCCTCACAGAGGACTGGCCAACCCTTATAAAATGTTGCCACCTTATTTATACCTTCCATCTCTACCTGGAAATACCCCAGTGGAACATTGGCGAGTTTGAACCCAAAGTTATTCAACAGCCTTAAAGAACCACCCTTTTCCTCAAACCCAACAGATAAAATCACAATGCCCCCTTGTTGAAGATATTCTTTAATAATTTCAATCTCTTTTTGGCAAAATGGTTTAGTTGGGGCTATAAAAATCAAAATATCTCCATTTAATATCTTTTCTCTGGAAAAATCCTTTAACATAAAGGAAAGATAGCCATTACGCATTAAATTAAGGTGTAATCCCATTATTCCTTGAGGTTTCCAGCTGTCTAATGTATAATATCCCGAATGGGAATTATCGACATAAGCAATATTTCCTTTAGGAATTCGGGTTTGATTTCTTTTATTCAATTCAATAGAAACCAGAATAATAATGAGTGATAAAAAGACAAGAGAAATGAGAACAACAGTATTTCTTGAAAATATCAAGAAAAGGATTAAAGCAATTATTAAAGTAACGACTGGAAGGTAGGGATAATTAATGATTGATTCCATTTTTTTGTCTCCTTTTTATTTTACTCTATTTTCTATTAATTGTCAACCTTTTTATTTGAAACGGGTGCGTGTAAAATTTATGGGTAACTATTTAGCCGTCTGAAGTAACGGTTAAATCAATTGAAAATCACAAAATTCCAAATCACAAATACCAAATTACAAATAAATTTCAATGACCAAAATTCAAAATTCCAAACAATACAGGAAAAAGATTTTTTCTTCAATTATTGAAAAATCTAAATAAATTCCTCTCGTTGTCATATAATC
Protein-coding sequences here:
- a CDS encoding lipopolysaccharide biosynthesis protein gives rise to the protein MTYDVGEKTKRSIFWVTSGRICNYIIEFVGGVIVARILFPQDFGIMAIAMIFIHFAQRLGEFGFNVALIQKEKITQDHIFTIFMINFGMGTILCLSLVGTSPFIGKFYDNDLVGKVLAVVSIEFILRGLASTPVALLQRELKYGQHSAISLISIILSTGVTILLALANFEIWSLVFGRLAASVAEIISIMIITKWIPKFRYKHWAMKEMFSFGIWMFLRAQLAYFLRNIDYLIISKRLGVVPLGFYERGNNLVIASQRLIGIGVQQVSFSSFSRIQKDSELLKNTFQKILTGLSLYNYSILIGMFLVAPSFIPVVYGEKWIPTILPLQILCFSGIPRSLEFLSNSFATAKGDLKKFTGVLAIHFIFLSIACFIGSFYGIIGVAIGVTISSVFVYILLFNFLMHLGGFKLMDILSPQIPALTYISIMVLGVKSWELMMKNLWQIQSFPMLISSILVGGILYFGALFTIRFKQTEFLRLELMTRIKSVLKR
- a CDS encoding acyl carrier protein, producing MEIEGAIRKFIEDDLLEDSMTELSNNDSLLEKGIIDSFNMVKLLTFIESTFSLKIDDEELMPENFDSISAIANFVKNKRQE
- a CDS encoding four helix bundle protein, producing MNEKLDDFRQLVVWQKSHHLVIRIYEITKNFPTEEKYGLVQQMCPAAVSIPANIAEGFKKQGIKNKLNAYNISQGSLEELRYYLILSKDLNYLPDFQSIWDISEEVSRMLIGLIKSIKSKIV
- a CDS encoding lactate racemase domain-containing protein, coding for MKNISIPFKAWYGDEQFILEFPDNWEIQEYNMVDAPPIPINEIEKAFYNPIGSKRISELVRGKTTAAIAVEDMTRPSPLEDILQLILKELKIGGIEDKNIKIIISTGGHRPLLQDDLIKKLGREIVKRCDIYNHNPFENLSTLHGIRINRFFLEAEFKIVVGSVIPHPFAGFSGGAKIVSPGLTGIEWLVRSHKSVLMGLKGSIGVVEGNKFRAELEQIAKNIGVDIGINIVPNSKRQIAKVVAGDIVEAHREAVRFAREIYMTKIPHQADVVILNAYPKDTELLQSENAFDFYRSANDSIIKQNGVVILISACSLGRGYHALFEPGMQLYRLPGKKRFLGDKRLFFFSPYINHLDFCKVFWSDYFFFDNWQKLITELKKIYPDNCQIAIFPYSSIQLAQNEG